The genomic interval AGCCTTCGTCGGGTATTCTGAAGAGAGCAGCGGCTTTAGGTTCACATCCACCTTAGCTGCCTGAAAAATAGCATGGGCAAAATCATACCACGAAGCTACACCCTCATTACTATAATGATAAATACCGTAGCGAGGTTCGTCTATAAGCGCTATTTTCACGATAACTTCTGCCAGATCCATTGCATAAGTCGGACTTCCTACCTGATCGTAAACAACCGAAAGCTCTTTGCGGCCTTTAGCTACCCGTAACATCGTTTTAAGGAAATTATTGCCAAATTCAGAATACAGCCAGCTAGTCCGAAGAATAATATACTTTTCCATACTATGCATAATGGCTTCTTCCCCAGCTAATTTAGTCTTTCCATAAGCCCCAATGGGGTCGGTCCGATCAGTCTCCACGCGCGGCACAGGAGACTCCCCATCAAAAACAAAATCAGTTGAAATATGAATAAGAACAACATTGTACTCTAAACACAGTTTTGCGATCAGCTCCGGAGCTTGCGCATTAATCGCAGCAGCTTTTAAAGGATCATCCTCCGCCAAATCTACCGCCGTATAGGCCGCACAGTTGATGATAACATCCGGACGCTCTTTTCCGAATAGAGCATGCAAGTGATCCTCCTCAAGAATATTGACTTTTTGGGAACTGCAAAATATAATGTCTAAGCCGCTGGTATCCGCCGCTTGAATACATTGCCCTAATTGGCCACTTCCTCCTAATACGATGACTTTTTTCATAGTGTCTTAAATAATGGCAGTGATAAATCTTTCTCAGTAAGGATACGCTTTTCATTGGGAATAACCCAATTAATCTCTAAATCCGGATCCCCGTAGTATACACCAATCTCCGAATCTCTCTGGTAAAAATTATCGCATTTGTAAAAAAACTCAGCCCTATCACTTAAAACAGCAAACCCATGGAAAAAGCCCCTAGGTATAAATAGCTGCAACATATTACTGCCACTGAGTCGAACCGAATAACTTTTACCATAGCTGCTACTATCCTCCCGACCGTCAACAATCACATCCAACACCTCCCCGCTAAGAACGCGAACCAACTTTGCCTGCGAATGCACGCCCGCCTGCGCATGAAGACCGCGAATTACTCCAAAAGATGAAAAAGATTGGTTGTCTTGCACGAAATGGACTGATGTACCTGTTAATTCTCTAAATGTATTTTCATTAAAACTCTCATAAAAATAGCCACGTTCATCTCTGATCACTTTAGGTTCGATAAGGTACACACCTTCAAAAGGGTTCTCAATAATCTTCATATACCAAATTAGTTAGTTTTATATCTGTTTATCCGTTTTATTAATTCAATAGCCTCTTTGGCTTCCTTTACATCATGTACCCTCAGCAAATCTGCCGAACAAAGTAGAAGCACCGTATTTAGCACCGCTGTGCCATTCAACGCCTCCTGAGCTGATATCCCGAGCGCATTGTAAATCATCGACTTTCTAGATACCGCACCCAACAGAGGAAGGCCAAAACTTTTAAACTCACTGAATCGGCAGATAAGTTCGTAGTTCTGATCCAATGTCTTTGCGAAACCCGGACCCGGGTCTAGAATAATATCCTGTACACCGCTTGCCCTTAGTTTCGAGATACGATCTGCGAAATAATAAGAAATATCTGAAATAAGATCATCGTAATCGGTCAAACTTTGCATCGTTTGCGGATTCCCCCTCATATGCATCAGGATATAGGGGACCTTCAGCCGCCCCACCGTAGCATACATTTCTTTATCAAGGCTACCACCCGAAATATCGTTGATAATATGAGCACCTGCCTGGATAGCCTCTTCAGCCACCTTTGCACGAAAGGTATCGACCGAAATGATACTGTCCGGGTGCTTCATTTTTAACTTTTGAATAAACGGAATCAGTCGGTCTATTTCCTCGTCCTCGCTTACATGTTTCGCATTTGGTCGTGACGAATAAGCGCCTATATCTAAGATGTCAGCTCCGTCACCCAGCAGCCCGGTTGCATGTTCTAGCGCGTCTTCCATTGCGACATAGCGTCCGCCATCGAAAAATGAGTCAGGAGTTACATTCACAATCCCCATGATTTTAGGAGTGTTGAAATCCAACAAGCGTTGACCAGCACGAATTGTTTTGAAACTTGAGCTAAGCACCTAATTAAATTTTCTATGTGTTCGCTAAATTACATATATTCCGGTAATTTTGTGGAAATAAGGAGGGCTATCCAAACAAAAATGAAAGATACTACCAAAGAATATTATACAGTCATAAATCATTGCAAAGAATTATTCCTAAAGAAGGCAAAAGACTACGGAACAGCCTGGAGAATATTGAGATTAACATCGATCACCGATCAGCTATTTATCAAAGCACGCCGCATAAGAACCATTGAAACACAAGGCGTGGCAAAAGTTGACGAAGATATTACCTCTGAATTTATTGCCATCGTCAACTATTGTGTAATCGCGCTCATGCAGATCGACTTGGAAAACGATGAAACGATTGAACTTTCGTTGAGTGACCTAGAAAGTAAATATGACACCAAGGTTAAGGAAACTTTCGAGCTAATGATGGCAAAGAACCACGACTATGGTGAAGCATGGAGAGACATGCGCATCAGTTCACTTACCGACCTGATCCTGATGAAGATCTTTCGAACAAAACAAATCGAGGATAATGAAGGAAAAACAATCGCATCTGAAGGGATTGCTGCAAATTACCAAGACATGCTTAACTATGCGGTTTTTGCATTAATTCGGACCGGACTTCATTAAATTACCCGACTTAACTACTTGTCAGCGTGAAAAATTCACTTTCATATCG from Pedobacter indicus carries:
- the folP gene encoding dihydropteroate synthase, which codes for MLSSSFKTIRAGQRLLDFNTPKIMGIVNVTPDSFFDGGRYVAMEDALEHATGLLGDGADILDIGAYSSRPNAKHVSEDEEIDRLIPFIQKLKMKHPDSIISVDTFRAKVAEEAIQAGAHIINDISGGSLDKEMYATVGRLKVPYILMHMRGNPQTMQSLTDYDDLISDISYYFADRISKLRASGVQDIILDPGPGFAKTLDQNYELICRFSEFKSFGLPLLGAVSRKSMIYNALGISAQEALNGTAVLNTVLLLCSADLLRVHDVKEAKEAIELIKRINRYKTN
- the rfbD gene encoding dTDP-4-dehydrorhamnose reductase, which codes for MKKVIVLGGSGQLGQCIQAADTSGLDIIFCSSQKVNILEEDHLHALFGKERPDVIINCAAYTAVDLAEDDPLKAAAINAQAPELIAKLCLEYNVVLIHISTDFVFDGESPVPRVETDRTDPIGAYGKTKLAGEEAIMHSMEKYIILRTSWLYSEFGNNFLKTMLRVAKGRKELSVVYDQVGSPTYAMDLAEVIVKIALIDEPRYGIYHYSNEGVASWYDFAHAIFQAAKVDVNLKPLLSSEYPTKAERPKYSVLDKSKIKNAYSLTIPHWRDSLGKCLKRL
- a CDS encoding DUF1599 domain-containing protein, with the protein product MKDTTKEYYTVINHCKELFLKKAKDYGTAWRILRLTSITDQLFIKARRIRTIETQGVAKVDEDITSEFIAIVNYCVIALMQIDLENDETIELSLSDLESKYDTKVKETFELMMAKNHDYGEAWRDMRISSLTDLILMKIFRTKQIEDNEGKTIASEGIAANYQDMLNYAVFALIRTGLH
- the rfbC gene encoding dTDP-4-dehydrorhamnose 3,5-epimerase; this encodes MKIIENPFEGVYLIEPKVIRDERGYFYESFNENTFRELTGTSVHFVQDNQSFSSFGVIRGLHAQAGVHSQAKLVRVLSGEVLDVIVDGREDSSSYGKSYSVRLSGSNMLQLFIPRGFFHGFAVLSDRAEFFYKCDNFYQRDSEIGVYYGDPDLEINWVIPNEKRILTEKDLSLPLFKTL